AAGGGCCGAAATCGATATCCTTAAGTCCCTCGGCCACCCCTCCATTGTGCAATTCAAGGAGGTCGCGCTGGATGAGTACGACGGCGTTTATGTGGTGATGGAGTACTTGGACACTGATCTAAGAAGATACATGTCTCTCAAGGGAGAAGATTGCCTTGCAATGAGCCATGTGAAGAAGCTGATGAAGCAGTTGATCCAAGGTGTCACTTTCTTCATCGGAACAAGGTCGTGCATAGGGATCTCAAGCCCGCGAATGTGCTCCTGAGCAAAGGGGGGCAGTTGAAAATATGTGATTTTGGGCTGTCGGTTAGGGTTGAGGatgaggacgaggaggaggaggagtgcAAGGTGGGGACGCCGTGGTATAGGGCGCCCGAGTTGCTTCTTGGGGAGAGGAGGGGTTCGTGCGCGGTGGATATGTGGGCCGTGGGGTGCATATTCGCGGAGATGGTGCTGAACGAGGTGCTGTTTCGAGGGGGGTCGGAGGAGGATCAGTTGCATGAGATGTATTGCATTCTTGGCCATCCTAGTGCTAAGAATGTTGAGAGTTCTATTTGTGGTGCAAATTTGATGCTTTCGAGAGATGGATTTGATCTGCTTAAAGGGTTGCTGTGTTATGATCCAGTGAAGAGGATGACTGCAGAAATGGCTCTCAATCATGTTTGGTTTGAAGATGAAATTACTTCTTGATTTTGTTGAGAGTTGGTGAAACTTTCATACTTGGTATATATGTATTGTGTTTAATACTTAACTGATTTTGTTGTATGCATCTTCCAACTGAAGTACTGTCACACTATTCCAACTGTGTGTTTAATCACTACTTTTGATATACTCCATCTTCTTGTTAGAATACAGTATAGTGTATACACATTCATGTATAAACTGTAGTACTGTCACACTAACACTATTTCAATTATGTcagaaaaagaacaaagaaagtGATATATAGTTCTTGAGTATATTTGATAATAGAAGTCAACAGCAATTGCCAAACCTCAAAACAATGAAATCTTCTTACAAATGAAACAAAGAATTCAGACCCAAACATATCAAAAGGACTTACTGTACAAACTTTAATATGATTCACACTAAATTTAAACAAGATAAGACAAAGT
This sequence is a window from Salvia splendens isolate huo1 chromosome 5, SspV2, whole genome shotgun sequence. Protein-coding genes within it:
- the LOC121802468 gene encoding cyclin-dependent kinase 1-like translates to MAMKEEFSGLSPSTRAEIDILKSLGHPSIVQFKEVALDEYDGVYVVMEYLDTDLRRYMSLKGEDCLAMSHVKKLMKQLIQGVTFFIGTRVEDEDEEEEECKVGTPWYRAPELLLGERRGSCAVDMWAVGCIFAEMVLNEVLFRGGSEEDQLHEMYCILGHPSAKNVESSICGANLMLSRDGFDLLKGLLCYDPVKRMTAEMALNHVWFEDEITS